From Methanosarcina lacustris Z-7289, one genomic window encodes:
- a CDS encoding ABC transporter permease produces the protein MLKVRQAIGISLGSIASAKLRSGLTTLGIVIGIAAVVANVSLGESFNVFFEEEINAQGSNFVIIYSQEPNLFYNNELQIIKKTPGISGVSPIKQQLGEVTYFSQKKNVDIVGVTGDYEDTANIIMESGSFISDQDAFSATIGSKVANEKFDRNISARSSIDITLRLEGGRTVTRKFKVKGIIESLDTSFGGGGIDRDTSIFIPVSTINQMLEEDDFSAFFAMSNNLEDLEVVSDEVDKRLARNFGVSSRDIDDEDAKPYTIFNQADILEQTNQLANSLKNFLVVVALISLLVGSIGIMNIMLVTVTERTREIGIMKALGFSGTDILLLFLIESIIISLFGGLLGVGVGVGGAYAVTSLLKLPFLYSPYIFVSGLIVAVIVGVAAGVYPANKAAKLAPVDALRHE, from the coding sequence ATGCTGAAGGTAAGGCAAGCTATCGGTATATCTCTTGGGAGCATAGCAAGCGCAAAGCTCCGCTCGGGTCTAACTACCCTTGGCATTGTCATAGGAATTGCTGCGGTAGTTGCAAACGTTTCTCTGGGGGAGAGTTTCAATGTTTTTTTTGAAGAAGAGATAAATGCTCAGGGTTCCAATTTTGTTATTATTTACAGCCAGGAACCCAACCTTTTTTACAACAATGAACTTCAAATAATCAAAAAAACCCCGGGCATCAGTGGGGTTTCGCCCATAAAACAACAGCTTGGGGAAGTGACCTACTTCTCCCAGAAGAAAAATGTAGACATCGTGGGAGTAACTGGAGATTATGAGGATACTGCCAACATCATTATGGAAAGCGGCAGTTTCATAAGCGATCAGGATGCGTTTTCTGCCACAATCGGTTCCAAAGTTGCCAACGAAAAATTCGATAGGAACATTTCCGCCCGCAGTTCAATAGACATTACCCTGCGTCTGGAGGGAGGCAGGACAGTGACCCGGAAGTTCAAAGTAAAAGGCATCATTGAAAGCCTTGATACATCTTTCGGAGGAGGGGGAATCGACCGGGACACGAGCATTTTTATTCCTGTGTCAACCATCAACCAGATGCTCGAAGAAGATGATTTTTCTGCATTTTTTGCCATGTCCAACAACCTTGAGGATTTGGAAGTTGTCTCGGATGAGGTGGATAAACGGCTTGCTCGGAACTTCGGAGTCTCTTCACGGGATATCGACGATGAAGACGCAAAGCCCTATACAATATTCAATCAGGCAGATATCCTTGAACAGACGAATCAGCTTGCAAATTCTCTTAAGAATTTCCTGGTTGTAGTGGCCCTGATCTCTTTGCTTGTGGGATCTATAGGGATAATGAACATCATGCTTGTCACAGTTACGGAACGTACCCGAGAGATTGGAATTATGAAGGCACTTGGGTTTTCAGGCACCGACATTCTTCTACTCTTTCTCATAGAATCCATTATCATCAGCCTCTTTGGAGGTCTCCTTGGAGTAGGGGTGGGAGTAGGGGGGGCTTATGCTGTCACAAGCCTCCTTAAACTTCCTTTCCTTTATTCCCCTTACATTTTTGTGTCAGGTCTAATCGTTGCGGTCATTGTGGGAGTTGCCGCAGGGGTTTATCCGGCAAACAAAGCGGCAAAACTGGCTCCTGTGGATGCACTGAGACATGAGTAA
- a CDS encoding MEDS domain-containing protein: protein MKNTDKYPELFSSIHQSSQLSAVYRNLEDLTELLVAYFKQGTERGDHCIWIVPDSLAAERAKNELEKAGVDVGKYITSSQLEILPIGTLSKSILLLESAVKELVEERGGKALPEGFSGFRMNLDVNKVGSSLRPCLEKFKKILDEISQDNRNLTFLCTFPLEELSGSVLLELVEEKEVLVKRKDKWEYLVNICNLNGHKELETTLLKAKKDAEATNRAKNSFIMNMSHELRTPLNSVIGFSDLLLEGAFGPMNTKQAKYINNILISGKSLLEIINNLLDISRLEAGEYTLKYEEMDVASLIGEVRISFLSPASVKKITVELKIDPSVGNVRADITKFRQILYNLVSNAIKFTPTKGKVVISACKKEGVLEVKVSDNGIGLSKESYEKIFLPFTQADSSAARGYGGTGLGLYIVRNFVDLHGGNILVDSEIGKGSTFTFTLPAESKNAHLPENKTKKANFSLKGNKSKKIDSTPEPGN from the coding sequence ATGAAAAATACTGACAAATACCCCGAACTTTTTTCAAGCATTCACCAGAGCTCCCAGCTCTCCGCCGTATATAGAAATCTCGAAGACCTGACCGAACTACTTGTTGCATATTTTAAACAAGGGACTGAAAGGGGAGATCACTGCATCTGGATTGTCCCGGATTCGCTGGCAGCCGAAAGAGCAAAAAATGAACTTGAGAAGGCAGGAGTGGATGTCGGGAAATACATCACTTCATCTCAATTAGAGATTCTGCCAATCGGTACACTTTCGAAAAGTATTCTCCTGCTTGAATCAGCAGTAAAAGAACTTGTGGAGGAGAGGGGTGGAAAAGCCCTTCCGGAAGGGTTTTCTGGATTTAGAATGAATCTTGATGTTAATAAAGTCGGAAGCTCCCTTAGGCCCTGCCTTGAAAAATTCAAAAAAATCCTTGACGAAATTAGTCAAGATAATAGGAACCTCACATTTCTCTGTACTTTCCCGCTTGAAGAATTATCAGGTAGTGTACTTCTTGAGCTTGTGGAAGAAAAGGAAGTTCTTGTTAAAAGAAAAGATAAATGGGAATATCTGGTGAATATATGCAACTTAAACGGGCATAAAGAGCTGGAGACCACCCTTCTCAAAGCAAAAAAAGATGCTGAAGCCACAAATAGGGCAAAAAACAGTTTCATAATGAATATGAGCCATGAGCTTCGGACTCCTCTCAATTCAGTAATAGGCTTTTCTGACCTGCTGCTGGAAGGGGCGTTTGGGCCCATGAATACAAAACAAGCAAAGTATATCAATAATATCCTGATAAGCGGGAAAAGCCTGCTGGAGATTATTAACAACCTTCTTGACATCTCAAGGCTTGAAGCCGGTGAATATACCCTCAAATATGAGGAAATGGACGTAGCAAGCCTCATAGGGGAAGTGAGAATTAGCTTCCTTTCGCCTGCTTCGGTCAAGAAGATCACTGTTGAACTGAAGATAGACCCTTCTGTGGGAAATGTTCGGGCTGATATTACAAAATTCAGGCAGATCTTGTATAACCTGGTCAGTAACGCCATAAAGTTTACTCCTACAAAAGGAAAGGTCGTCATCAGTGCCTGTAAAAAAGAAGGAGTTCTTGAGGTTAAGGTTTCAGATAATGGGATCGGGCTTTCAAAGGAGAGCTACGAAAAGATATTTCTGCCCTTTACACAGGCCGATTCTTCTGCAGCCCGCGGGTATGGTGGAACCGGCCTTGGGTTATATATTGTCAGAAACTTCGTAGATCTTCACGGCGGAAATATTCTGGTTGACTCCGAGATCGGAAAAGGAAGTACGTTTACCTTCACCCTTCCGGCAGAATCGAAAAATGCCCATCTTCCGGAGAATAAAACGAAAAAAGCAAACTTTTCTCTTAAAGGAAATAAATCGAAAAAAATAGACTCGACACCTGAACCAGGAAATTGA